TTTATAGAAAATATTATTAGAATTGATCATTCAACTACAAACAATTGTAAAAGAAATGTAGTTACTTTTgcaattatattatattttgagGGAGTGTAAGATATCTAAAAAATTATAAACTTTTCCTCTATTGAGTATGTTTATGTAGTAATTATCGTTTAAACAgttgaaaatattaataaaagacgGATCAAATAACACACAAAAATTAGAATATTATTAGATATcagctcacctaaaatctgaagATATTAGAAAAATACCCCAACTGaatcttataatattattttaatactcCCCTAACTCAAAAGTAAGGAGTCGAACTTAGTCTGACTAAGCTATGATAGATCATTAAGTAACCAGTTCATCTGAAAGTTTAAGGTGGCAGAGGAAGTTCTCAACTAAATCTCATAATATTACGATAATAATGCACCAAAAAATACTGATATGAGCACGGAAACAATGAAGAGAAAtagtaaattaataattaaattttacaGACCATAATGTTTAAATATGTTTTCGATTTTgcaatcaaaataatttaatatttaaaattcttGCCTAATATTTTTGTCGATGACATCTATTGGTAAATAAACGTTGTATATTTGTTTAATATTTTGATTCTAGTTTTAGAAATTCATCTGTAATCGTATATTGGTATAACGCTTTTTTATGAGACGAATCAAATATTAACAACTTTTTGGCCtctcaattttagaaaatatgatAAGGATTGATTATTCAATTCAAATTCCTGGAAAAGAAAAATAATACTTTTTCGAACTGTATGGAATCTTTGTATTTCTTGAGAGAGCACGTCAAATTCAATTATAAAAAGGACTATAACCCACAACTCTAATCACATTTCACCCAATATTATATATCTTTGCTTAACCTTCAAAAGATGAATCACAAGTATCATTTTCTTTCTCAAATTCTATGAATTACTCTTCACCTGCTCTTCAAATCCCAAATTCAATGGGCTACACTAATCCTACTATAATTAACAGCGAAGAACACCACTCTCAACCATTGCCAAACACTCGAATGTCTAATCCAGGAGTTGGTAATGATATAAATAATATGGGCCAGTCTGGTGAAAACGATATTGTGGCGTCTGGTGGTCATTTTTCATTCTCCACGCCACGAGGACGTCCTCGTGGTTCAAAAAACAAGGCGAAAGAAAACACCATCGAAATGACTTCGGAAATGAAGTCTATTGTTCTTAAATCCCGCCTGGGAAAGATGTCATTGAATGGCTTGAAACAGTTTGCTCATTCAAGAAATATTTTTATGAATGTTCTGGGTGGTTCAGGAATGATTACAGATGCTTCCATAAGGCCTCATCTCATCAGTACATCCAACAATATTTCTGAGAGACTTTGCTTAC
The sequence above is a segment of the Apium graveolens cultivar Ventura unplaced genomic scaffold, ASM990537v1 ctg2987, whole genome shotgun sequence genome. Coding sequences within it:
- the LOC141700858 gene encoding AT-hook motif nuclear-localized protein 15-like — encoded protein: MNYSSPALQIPNSMGYTNPTIINSEEHHSQPLPNTRMSNPGVGNDINNMGQSGENDIVASGGHFSFSTPRGRPRGSKNKAKENTIEMTSEMKSIVLKSRLGKMSLNGLKQFAHSRNIFMNVLGGSGMITDASIRPHLISTSNNISERLCLLSLTGPVGKISPSEPSGSCTFERYIC